ATGATATGCGATCAACGACCAATCCCCCTGCCTTTGGAGTGGCCGCTCGACGACATCCACAAGGCGCCGCTGCGCCCCCATTCGCGACCGCGCGATGTGATCCACTTCGATTTTCCCGTCACGCAAAATCAGCACAGGCCGCACCCCCAGCGCCGAGCCGACGACCGCCTGCGCGCGGGTGATGCGGCCCCCGCGGCGCAGGTGTTCCATGGACCCGACCGCGAAATACGTCACGCTGGCGCGCGCAGCGCGCAACGCCGCCTGGGTGACACTCGCGGCGCTACCGCCCAGATCGGCGGCGCGCAGCGCCGCCGTGGCCGCCACCGCCAGCCCCGCACCCGCAGTGCGCGAGTCAACGACAGTCACCGGGACATCGGCCGCGCTGGCCGCCAACGCCGCCGCGTGTACCGTGCCAGACAGTCCCCCCGAAATATGCACCGACACGACGGTGTCGCAAGTCTTCGCCGCCTCGCGATATGCGGCGGCGAAGGCCTGCGCGGACGGCTGAGATGTGCTGACAGGCAGGCCCTCCCCCAATGCCGCGAGCACCCGCGCGCTGACCGCCGAACCGGAGTCGGGGAACTCGTCCCCGCCAGCGATGATGGTCAGCGGCACGACGCGCAGATTCGGCGAGGCAGCCAGGGGCCCGGCCGCGGTCGAATCCGTTACGACACCGACCCGCGGGACCGAGCCGTCGTAGCTGGGCAGCACCGCGAAATCAGGCGGGGACGATGTTCACAAGCTTCGGCGCGCGCACGATCACCTTGCGCACCTCCGCGCCGTCCAGCGTGCGCTGCACGCCGGGATCCGCCAACGCCAACGCCTCCAACGCGGCCTCCGCTATGTCCGGGGACACATCGGCACGACCGCGCACCTTGCCCTTGACCTGGAACACGCACGTCACGGTTTCCTGTACCAGGTATTCCTCGTCGTATTCGGGGAACGGAGCGTGCGCCAACGATTCCGTGTGGCCGAGGCGCGCCCACAATTCCTCGGCAATGTGGGGCGCGAAAGGCGCCACCATCAAAATCAGGGACTCGACGACCTCGCGCGGCTTCACATCCAGCGATGTCAGGTGGTTGTTGAGCCCGATCAGCTTGGCGATTGCCGTGTTGGGTCGCATCGCTTCCATCTCGGCCTGCACGTCGGCGATGGTGCGGTGCAAGATCTTGCGCGTCTCGATCTCGGCTGCCGCATCCGCCACAATGACGTCACCGGTCCCCTCATCGAGCACGTTCCGCCACAGTCGCTGCAAGAAGCGCTGCGACCCCACGACAGCGCGCGTCTCCCACGGCCTTGACAGGTCCAACGGGCCCATCGACATCTCGTACAAACGGAACGTGTCGGCCCCGTAATCGCGGTACATGTCGTCGGGCGTCACCACATTCTTCAGCGACTTGCCCATCTTGCCGTACTCGCGGTTCACGGGTTCGCCGCGCCACGTCCAGCTCACGGACCCATCG
This is a stretch of genomic DNA from Rarobacter incanus. It encodes these proteins:
- a CDS encoding DegV family protein — its product is MLPSYDGSVPRVGVVTDSTAAGPLAASPNLRVVPLTIIAGGDEFPDSGSAVSARVLAALGEGLPVSTSQPSAQAFAAAYREAAKTCDTVVSVHISGGLSGTVHAAALAASAADVPVTVVDSRTAGAGLAVAATAALRAADLGGSAASVTQAALRAARASVTYFAVGSMEHLRRGGRITRAQAVVGSALGVRPVLILRDGKIEVDHIARSRMGAQRRLVDVVERPLQRQGDWSLIAYHCADPSSVEPLAAALRDRFGLPVSIVDVGGVLGAHVGPGLTGVAVVPGA